One window of the Nicotiana tabacum cultivar K326 chromosome 4, ASM71507v2, whole genome shotgun sequence genome contains the following:
- the LOC107823775 gene encoding uncharacterized protein LOC107823775 isoform X1, with protein MVQLMNTVEVLPELQWRKGKTAVVKLEIEDDLDEAHGPLNKRSKLSSSLQQQLSVGADGFPVPPSQYNPLDEPSPLGLRLRKSPSLLDLIQMKLSPGNNPKVGNHGKKEQKGNSVTTEKLKASNFPASVLRIGSWEYKSRYEGDLVAKCYFAKHKLVWEVLDGGLKNKIEIQWSDIMGLKASYPDDGPGTLDVELARQPLFFRETNPQPRKHTLWQATSDFTGGQASIHKQHYLQCPPGLMGKHFEKLVQCDPRLNFLSQQPEITLDSPYFESRISVFEDPNVSDSEFNLNNEKNTPFLNLQGPASPSEAYCSTSKAEQDVVRRPLEGVPPERRSPISVMDTRATQHVMSRDMEKLKGLSNLEQLKVPGLHPSMSMKDLVSHFEQRFSEQGTSEDINLSSDERQSLQILEDISRCLFSDTQNMPESDEKSLMSRVNSLCCLIQKDPATAHKSESSGYVAVEGNRTDELSFFPVAASVDKVEDPSTTEDKSNDPTPSMSRKDSVGELLMNLPRIASLPQFLFNIYEDSEYQAR; from the exons CAGCAATTGAGTGTAGGAGCTGACGGTTTCCCAGTACCACCATCGCAGTACAACCCGCTAGATGAGCCCAGTCCATTAGGTTTGAGGCTGCGGAAGAGCCCATCGCTGTTGGATTTGATCCAGATGAAGCTTTCCCCGGGGAACAACCCCAAGGTGGGAAATCATGGGAAGAAGGAGCAGAAAGGAAACTCTGTAACTACTGAAAAACTAAAGGCTTCAAACTTTCCTGCCTCAGTCCTGAGAATTGGGAGCTGGGAG TATAAGTCAAGATATGAAGGGGATTTAGTAGCAAAATGTTACTTTGCGAAGCATAAACTTGTTTGGGAAGTCCTTGATGGCGGTCTCAAGAATAAGATAGAAATCCAGTGGTCCGATATTATGGGTCTGAAGGCAAGTTACCCAGATGATGGACCTGGAACCCTAGACGTAGAG CTAGCAAGACAACCTCTTTTCTTCAGGGAAACAAATCCACAACCCAGGAAGCATACTCTGTGGCAAGCAACATCTGATTTTACTGGAGGACAGGCTAGCATACACAA GCAACATTACTTACAGTGTCCACCGGGCTTGATGGGAAAGCATTTTGAAAAGCTCGTTCAGTGCGATCCTCGTCTTAACTTCCTAAGTCAACAACCAGAGATTACACTAGATTCTCCATATTTCGAATCCAGAATTTCAGTATTTGAAGACCCAAATGTATCTGACTCAGAGTTTAATCtgaataatgagaaaaataccCCCTTTCTCAACTTGCAAGGTCCTGCCTCACCTTCAGAAGCCTATTGTTCTACCTCAAAGGCTGAGCAAGATGTTGTTAGAAGACCATTGGAAGGTGTTCCTCCTGAGAGACGTTCGCCAATCTCAg TGATGGATACAAGGGCAACTCAACATGTTATGAGTAGAGATATGGAGAAATTGAAAGGTCTCAGTAACCTGGAGCAGCTTAAAGTGCCTGGTCTTCATCCTTCCATGTCAATGAAAGATTTAGTGAGCCACTTTGAACAACGTTTCTCCGAGCAGGGTACATCTGAAGATATCAACCTGTCAAGTGATGAACGGCAAAGCTTGCAGATTCTGGAAGATATCTCGAGGTGCTTGTTTAGTGACACTCAGAATATGCCAGAATCAGATGAGAAATCCCTCATGTCTAGGGTGAATTCTCTGTGCTGTCTTATTCAGAAGGATCCTGCAACAGCTCATAAGAGTGAGAGTTCAGGTTATGTTGCTGTTGAAGGAAATAGAACTGATGAATTGAGTTTCTTTCCCGTAGCAGCAAGTGTAGATAAGGTTGAAGATCCTTCTACAACAGAGGATAAATCAAATGATCCAACTCCGTCAATGTCGAGAAAAGACTCCGTTGGGGAGTTGTTGATGAATCTGCCAAGGATAGCATCATTGCCTCAGTTTTTGTTCAATATCTATGAAGATTCTGAATACCAAGCTAGATAG
- the LOC107823775 gene encoding uncharacterized protein LOC107823775 isoform X2: protein MVQLMNTVEVLPELQWRKGKTAVVKLEIEDDLDEAHGPLNKRSKLSSSLQQLSVGADGFPVPPSQYNPLDEPSPLGLRLRKSPSLLDLIQMKLSPGNNPKVGNHGKKEQKGNSVTTEKLKASNFPASVLRIGSWEYKSRYEGDLVAKCYFAKHKLVWEVLDGGLKNKIEIQWSDIMGLKASYPDDGPGTLDVELARQPLFFRETNPQPRKHTLWQATSDFTGGQASIHKQHYLQCPPGLMGKHFEKLVQCDPRLNFLSQQPEITLDSPYFESRISVFEDPNVSDSEFNLNNEKNTPFLNLQGPASPSEAYCSTSKAEQDVVRRPLEGVPPERRSPISVMDTRATQHVMSRDMEKLKGLSNLEQLKVPGLHPSMSMKDLVSHFEQRFSEQGTSEDINLSSDERQSLQILEDISRCLFSDTQNMPESDEKSLMSRVNSLCCLIQKDPATAHKSESSGYVAVEGNRTDELSFFPVAASVDKVEDPSTTEDKSNDPTPSMSRKDSVGELLMNLPRIASLPQFLFNIYEDSEYQAR from the exons CAATTGAGTGTAGGAGCTGACGGTTTCCCAGTACCACCATCGCAGTACAACCCGCTAGATGAGCCCAGTCCATTAGGTTTGAGGCTGCGGAAGAGCCCATCGCTGTTGGATTTGATCCAGATGAAGCTTTCCCCGGGGAACAACCCCAAGGTGGGAAATCATGGGAAGAAGGAGCAGAAAGGAAACTCTGTAACTACTGAAAAACTAAAGGCTTCAAACTTTCCTGCCTCAGTCCTGAGAATTGGGAGCTGGGAG TATAAGTCAAGATATGAAGGGGATTTAGTAGCAAAATGTTACTTTGCGAAGCATAAACTTGTTTGGGAAGTCCTTGATGGCGGTCTCAAGAATAAGATAGAAATCCAGTGGTCCGATATTATGGGTCTGAAGGCAAGTTACCCAGATGATGGACCTGGAACCCTAGACGTAGAG CTAGCAAGACAACCTCTTTTCTTCAGGGAAACAAATCCACAACCCAGGAAGCATACTCTGTGGCAAGCAACATCTGATTTTACTGGAGGACAGGCTAGCATACACAA GCAACATTACTTACAGTGTCCACCGGGCTTGATGGGAAAGCATTTTGAAAAGCTCGTTCAGTGCGATCCTCGTCTTAACTTCCTAAGTCAACAACCAGAGATTACACTAGATTCTCCATATTTCGAATCCAGAATTTCAGTATTTGAAGACCCAAATGTATCTGACTCAGAGTTTAATCtgaataatgagaaaaataccCCCTTTCTCAACTTGCAAGGTCCTGCCTCACCTTCAGAAGCCTATTGTTCTACCTCAAAGGCTGAGCAAGATGTTGTTAGAAGACCATTGGAAGGTGTTCCTCCTGAGAGACGTTCGCCAATCTCAg TGATGGATACAAGGGCAACTCAACATGTTATGAGTAGAGATATGGAGAAATTGAAAGGTCTCAGTAACCTGGAGCAGCTTAAAGTGCCTGGTCTTCATCCTTCCATGTCAATGAAAGATTTAGTGAGCCACTTTGAACAACGTTTCTCCGAGCAGGGTACATCTGAAGATATCAACCTGTCAAGTGATGAACGGCAAAGCTTGCAGATTCTGGAAGATATCTCGAGGTGCTTGTTTAGTGACACTCAGAATATGCCAGAATCAGATGAGAAATCCCTCATGTCTAGGGTGAATTCTCTGTGCTGTCTTATTCAGAAGGATCCTGCAACAGCTCATAAGAGTGAGAGTTCAGGTTATGTTGCTGTTGAAGGAAATAGAACTGATGAATTGAGTTTCTTTCCCGTAGCAGCAAGTGTAGATAAGGTTGAAGATCCTTCTACAACAGAGGATAAATCAAATGATCCAACTCCGTCAATGTCGAGAAAAGACTCCGTTGGGGAGTTGTTGATGAATCTGCCAAGGATAGCATCATTGCCTCAGTTTTTGTTCAATATCTATGAAGATTCTGAATACCAAGCTAGATAG